AGGACTGGAAGCGGTCGTGGAAGCCGTGGCTGCGCGGCACCATGTTCGGCTTCCCGATCGGCGCGTTGCCCGCGGGCGGCGCCGAGATCCCGACCTTCCTGTCCTATTCGACCGAGAAGCGGCTGACGAATCATCCCGAAGAGTTCGGCAAGGGCGCGATCGAAGGTGTCGCAGGACCTGAGGCGGCCAACAACGCTTCCGCCGCGGGCACCTTGGTGCCGCTCTTGACGCTGGGCCTGCCGACCTCGGCGACCGCTGCGATGATGCTGGCGGGCTTTCAGCAATACGGCCTCAACCCGGGGCCGCTGCTGTTCGCCGAGCGGCCTGACCTGGTCTGGGGCCTGATCGCCAGCCTGTTCATCGCCAACATGATGCTGCTGGTGCTCAACCTGCCGCTGGTCGGCCTCTGGGTGCGGCTGCTCGCGATCCCCCAGCCCTGGCTTTATGCCGGCATTCTCGTCTTTGCGACCATGGGAACCATCGCTGCAAAGCCCTCCGTGGTGGAATTGTCGATGCTGGCCGGCTTTGGTGTGCTCGGCTTCCTGATGCGGCGGTTCGATTTCCCGATCGCGCCGGTCGTCGTCGGCCTGATCCTCGGCCCGATCGCCGAGAGCCAGCTCCGCCGCGCGCTCGCGATCAGCCTCGGCGATCCCATGACGCTGGTCCAGAGCCCGATCTCGGCAACGCTGCTTGGCGTCGCGTTGATCGCGCTGCTGGCGCCCTTCGTGCTGAAGGGACTCGGGCGGTTCAAGGCGAACGAGGATTAGCGATCCGTCGCGCGAATATCTGCTAGTCTCCCATCCATCCCGTGGGGAACGTCATGCCGTCGGAAATTCGCTCGCCTCGTCTCGCTGTCCTGATCGATGCCGACAATACGTCGGCCAAGATCGCGGATGGATTGTTCGAGGAGATTGCAAAAATCGGCGAGGCCAGCGTCCGTCGCATCTACGGCGATTTCTCCAACGCGCGGTCGAAGGGCTGGGCCGACATTCTGGCGAAACACGCCATCATCCCGCAGCAGCAGTTCGCCTACACGACCGGCAAGAACGCGTCCGACATCACGCTCGTGATCGACGCGATGGATCTGCTGCACAGCGGCCGCTTCGACGGCTTCTGCCTGGTGTCGTCGGACAGCGACTTCACCCGGCTTGCCGCGCGCATCCGCGAGCACGGCATCGACGTGTTTGGGTTCGGCGAGCAGAAGACGCCGGAGAGCTTTCGGCAGGCCTGCCGAAAGTTCGTCTACACCGAGAATTTGCGCGGCGGCGTGGTGAACAATCGAGATGCCGCGTCCACGCCACGCTCGCTGCAGCCGCCGGAAGCCGCAACATCAATCATCAAGAACGTCATCACCCAGGCGGAAAGCGAAGACGGCTGGGTCGAGCTTGGCGTCGTTGGAAAGCAGGTGACCAACCTGGCGCCCGATTTCGATCCGCGAACCTACGGGTCCCGAAAGTTGATCGACCTCGTGCGCAAGACCAACGCCTTCGACCTCGACCAGTCAAAGGGATCGGTGCGCATACGTGTCAAGCCTGTGACGGTGGCTGCGCCGGCGCCGAAACGACGTTCCCGGCGAAAAGCTGAGGAAGCCAAGAGCTGATCGCGAGGGCCCAAGCTCGCCATGGCCTGAAACGCCGGCGACGTTGCCCAATGCGTAAGCACGAGTGCCGTTTTATTTGAGTTGCCCCTGCCGCCGTCGGAGGCAACCATTACTGGGCTGTCCATGTCACGCGAGAGCCTCCGATGACCAAACTGACCCGTTTTTCCGTCGCGCCGCTGCACAGCATGACGCGGCGCCTCGCGGATGTTGCCTCGGGGCGCCTCGCGCCGGACCTCGTCGTCACGGGTGCGCGGGTGCTCTCGACCTATTCAGAGCGTATCCATCCAGGCCGCGAGGTCTGGATCACCGGCGGCCGCATCGCGGCGGTGAAGCCGGCCGGAGCGGCAAAGAAGGTCTGGAGCGGGGTCGCGACTTACGACGCGGCCGGCGGCATCATCGCGCCAGGACTGGTCGATCCGCACATCCACATCGAATCCTCGATGGTGACGGCCTGCGCCTATGCCGAGGCCGCGCTGCTCAACGGCACCACCACGATCTTCTGCGACAGCCACGAGATCGGCAACGTCATGGACGTCGCCGGCGTCGAGGCGATGCTGGAGGACGCCCGCGAGGCGCCGCTGTCGATCTTCCTGACGGTGCCGAGCACGGTGCCGGCGACCTCGGCCGAGCTTGAGACCGCCGGTGGCGACCTCACGCCGGACAAGATCGCAGGCCTGTTCGATCGCTGGCCCGAGGCGGTCGCGCTCGGCGAGAAGATGGACTTCGTGCCTGTCACGATGGGTGACGAGCGCAGCCATGCGATCCTCGCCGCTGCCCTGAAGCGGGGACGGCCGGTGTCCGGCCATGTCTATGGCCGCGAATTCGTCGCGGCCTATGCGGCATCGGGCGTCACTGACACCCATGAAGCGATCGACCGCGACATCGCCGACGATCTGCTCGACGCCGGCGTCTGGGTGTTCCTGCGCGGGGGCCCACCGACCACGCCATGGCATTCGCTGCCGCAGGCGATCCGCACCATCACCGAGCTCGGGGCCTCGCACAAGCGCGCGGCGGTCTGCACCGACGACCGCGACGCCGACGATTTGCTGCTGTTCGGACTCGATTGGGTGGTGCGCGAAGCCGTGAAAGCCGGGATGTCGCCGGAGCAGGCCTGGTCGATGGGCTCGCTGCACGGCGCGACGCGTTTCGGCATGGAGGGCGATATCGGCGGGCTTGGCGGCGGCCGCCGCGCCGATCTCGTGCTGATGGACGATCAGCTCAGGCCACAATGCACCTGGTATGGCGGCGAGCTGATGGTCGAGCACGGCAGGATTACCAAGCTGCTCGATCAGGCGCTGTCGCAGCGCTACGAATATCCCAAAGCGGCTTATGCGACCGTCAAACTGCCGGCGAAGATGAAGCTGACGCCGGAACTGCCGGCGAAGGCCTGCACCGTTAACGCAATCAAGACCGCGCTGCCCGGCATCACGCTGATCCATGAGAAGGTTGCGATCGAGCCGGTAAAGGACTGGCCGTCGCTGTTCGCGCGCTACGGTCTCTGCTTCGTCGCAGTGGTCGAGCGCCATGGCAAATCGCCTGGC
The genomic region above belongs to Bradyrhizobium arachidis and contains:
- a CDS encoding tripartite tricarboxylate transporter permease — protein: MDTFAALAHGMAVAVQPMNLLYALIGVFLGTAVGVLPGIGPALTVALLLPVTYKLDPGGSLIMFAGIYYGGMYGGSTTAILINTPGESASMATALEGNKMAKAGRGGPALATSAIGSFVAGTIATIGLAFLAPWLVDFAVRFGPEDYFALMCVAFVTVSATFGDSPVRGLTSLFIGLTLGLVGIDKLTGQARLAFGVPELLDGVEVTTLAVGLFAVGEALYVASRRHHTEEKLEPVRGSLWMTKEDWKRSWKPWLRGTMFGFPIGALPAGGAEIPTFLSYSTEKRLTNHPEEFGKGAIEGVAGPEAANNASAAGTLVPLLTLGLPTSATAAMMLAGFQQYGLNPGPLLFAERPDLVWGLIASLFIANMMLLVLNLPLVGLWVRLLAIPQPWLYAGILVFATMGTIAAKPSVVELSMLAGFGVLGFLMRRFDFPIAPVVVGLILGPIAESQLRRALAISLGDPMTLVQSPISATLLGVALIALLAPFVLKGLGRFKANED
- a CDS encoding NYN domain-containing protein, which codes for MPSEIRSPRLAVLIDADNTSAKIADGLFEEIAKIGEASVRRIYGDFSNARSKGWADILAKHAIIPQQQFAYTTGKNASDITLVIDAMDLLHSGRFDGFCLVSSDSDFTRLAARIREHGIDVFGFGEQKTPESFRQACRKFVYTENLRGGVVNNRDAASTPRSLQPPEAATSIIKNVITQAESEDGWVELGVVGKQVTNLAPDFDPRTYGSRKLIDLVRKTNAFDLDQSKGSVRIRVKPVTVAAPAPKRRSRRKAEEAKS
- a CDS encoding adenine deaminase encodes the protein MTKLTRFSVAPLHSMTRRLADVASGRLAPDLVVTGARVLSTYSERIHPGREVWITGGRIAAVKPAGAAKKVWSGVATYDAAGGIIAPGLVDPHIHIESSMVTACAYAEAALLNGTTTIFCDSHEIGNVMDVAGVEAMLEDAREAPLSIFLTVPSTVPATSAELETAGGDLTPDKIAGLFDRWPEAVALGEKMDFVPVTMGDERSHAILAAALKRGRPVSGHVYGREFVAAYAASGVTDTHEAIDRDIADDLLDAGVWVFLRGGPPTTPWHSLPQAIRTITELGASHKRAAVCTDDRDADDLLLFGLDWVVREAVKAGMSPEQAWSMGSLHGATRFGMEGDIGGLGGGRRADLVLMDDQLRPQCTWYGGELMVEHGRITKLLDQALSQRYEYPKAAYATVKLPAKMKLTPELPAKACTVNAIKTALPGITLIHEKVAIEPVKDWPSLFARYGLCFVAVVERHGKSPGNVAHGLLKDFGLKRGAVASSVGHDSHNIIVGGTNEADMQVAISAIKEKQGGVCVVANGEVRALVPLPIAGLLSDKRVTEVAEEVKVLKKEWAEAGCTIPYMGFNLIPLSVIPEIRITDKGLVLVPQMELAPLFE